CTCAAACACAGCAGACCTGCGGTTCCCTCTCAGTAAGGTTCTGTAACAGGCCGAGGGGAACCGCGGGGAACCGTGGGTGAAACTCCGGCTGGACAGATGGAGATCAGGTGCAAACATCTGTTGGCTCAGCAACATCTGGCTCACTGGTCCTTGATGCTGAGCACCGGGTCCACCAGCTTGTTGTGAACGTGCATCAGACCTGCAGAGACCAGCAGAACCGTGTGAGGATACACGGAACCGAGGGAACAAAGGAGATAAATACTGGGAAACGGAACCTAGGGAACTGCAGGTACCTTTGAAGTATTTGACGGTCTTGACCCTGAGCTCCAGCGTGGCGTCCTCGTCGCACACGAAGATGGTGCGCGGGTGCTGCTGGAAGGCGGACACCGTCCACATGTGGTTGACGCCCTCCTCGATGGCTTTGTACAGGGCGAAGGCTTTGTGGGCCCCTGTGATCAGAATCATCACCTGAGGAGGACGTCAGCAGTCAGAAGGTGAGCAGAAACGCCGCGCCACCCCCCCCCTACGGTACCGTCTCACCTCTTTGGCGTCCATGACGGTTCCCACGCCGACGGTCAGGGCCATGGTGGGAACCTTGGAGAGGTTGTTGCCAAAGAAACGAGCGTTCGCCACGATGGTGTCCTTGGCCAGCGTCTTCACTCTGGTCCTGGAGACGAGGCTGGAGCCGGGCTCGTTGAACGCTATGTGCCCGTCGGGTCCGATGCCTGCGGAGAGAACATCAGAGAGAACATCGGAGCGAACATCAGAGAGAACAAAGAACATCAGAGCGAACATCAgagagaacatcggagagaacaaGAGAGAACGTCAGAGAGAACCTCAGAGCGAACATGAGAGcgaacatcggagagaacatcaGACAGAACATCAgagagaacatcggagagaacatcggagagaacatcggagagaacatcggATAGAACATCGGATAGAACATCGGATAGAACATGAGAACGTCGACGAGAACATCAGAGAGAACATGAGAGAGAACATCGTAAAGAACATCGGAGACAACATCAGAGAGAACATCGGAGACAACGTCAGAGAGAACATCgtaaagaacatcaaagagaacatcggagagaacatcgtaaagaacatcaaagagaacatcGTAAAGAACATCGGAGACaacatcggagagaacatcgTAAAGAACAACAGAGcgaacatcggagagaacatcaGAGAGAACATCGTAAAGAACATCGGAGAAaacatcggagagaacatcgTAAAGAACAACAGAGcgaacatcggagagaacatcggagagaacatcgTAAAGAACATCGTAAAGAACATCGGAGcgaacatcggagagaacatcggagagaacatcaGAGACAACATCAGAGAGAACATCGTAAAGAACATCATAGAGAACATCGTAAagaacatcggagagaacatTGGAgcgaacatcaaagagaacatcggagagaacatcggagagaacatcaGAGAGAACATCAGAGAGAACATCGGAGCGAACATCAAAAagaacatcggagagaacagAGAGAACATCAGAGAGAACATCGGAGCGAACATCGGAGCGAACATCGGAgcgaacatcaaagagaacatcggagagaacatcgtaaagaacatcggagagaacatcggagagaacatcggagagaacatcgtaaagaacatcggagagaacatcgtaaagaacatcggagagaacatcggagagaacatcgTAAAGAACATCGGAGACAACATCGGAGACaacatcggagagaacatcaaagagaacatcggagagaacatcaaagagaacatcaaagagaacatcGGAGCGAACATCGGAGcgaacatcggagagaacatcaaagagaacatcggagagaacatcggagagaacatcaaagagaacatcggagagaacatcggagagaacatcaGAGAGAACATCAGAGAGAACATCAgagagaacatcggagagaacatcggagagaacatcggagagaacatcggACAGAGAGAACATCagagaacatcggagagaacatcaaagagaacatcggagagaacatcaaagagaacatcggagagaacatcggagagaacatcaaagagaacatcggagagaacatcggagagaacatcaaagagaacatcggagagaacatcggagagaacatcggagagaacatcggagagaacatcagagagaacatcggagagaacatcggagagaacatcggagagaacatcaaagagaacatcaaagagaacatcggagagaacatcaGAGAGAACATCAgagagaacatcggagagaacatcaaagagaacatcggagagaacatcggagagaacatcggagagaacatcaGAGAGAACATCAgagagaacatcggagagaacatcggACAGAGAGAACATCagagaacatcggagagaacatcaaagagaacatcaaagagaacatcggagagaacatcggagagaacatcggagagaacatcaaagagaacatcggagagaacatcgtaaagaacatcggagagaacatcggACAGAGAGAACATCagagaacatcggagagaacatcaaagagaacatcaaagagaacatcggagagaacatcggagagaacatcaaagagaacatcggagagaacatcggagagaacatcaaagagaacatcggagagaacatcggACAGAGAGAACATCagagaacatcggagagaacatcaaagagaacatcggagagaacatcggagagaacatcggACAGAGAGAACATCAGAGAACATCGGACAGAGAGAACATCagagaacatcggagagaacatcaaagagaacatcggagagaacatcaaagagaacatcggagagaacatcaaagagaacatcggagagaacatcggagagaacatcaaagagaacatcggagagaacatcggagagaacatcggagagaacatcaaagagaacatcggagagaacatcggagagaacatcggagagaacatcggagagaacatcaaagagaacatcggagagaacatcaaagagaacatcggagagaacatcggagagaacatcaaagagaacatcggagagaacatcaaagagaacatcggagagaacatcggagagaacatcaaagagaacatcggagagaacatcaaagagaacatcggagagaacatcggagagaacatcaaagagaacatcggagagaacatcaaagagaacatcggagagaacatcggagagaacatcagagagaacatcggagagaacatcggagagaacatcggagagaacatcggagagaacatcggagagaacatcaGAGAGAACATCAgagagaacatcggagagaacatcggACAGAGAGAACATCagagaacatcggagagaacatcaaagagaacatcaaagagaacatcaaagagaacatcggagagaacatcggACAGAGAGAACATCagagaacatcggagagaacatcaaagagaacatcaaagagaacatcggagagaacatcggagagaacatcggagagaacatcggagagaacatcaaagagaacatcggagagaacatcgtaaagaacatcggagagaacatcggACAGAGAGAACATCagagaacatcggagagaacatcaaagagaacatcaaagagaacatcaaagagaacatcaaagagaacatcaaagagaacatcggagagaacatcggagagaacatcaaagagaacatcggagagaacatcggACAGAGAGAACATCagagaacatcggagagaacatcaaagagaacatcggagagaacatcggagagaacatcggACAGAGAGAACATCAGAGAACATCGGACAGAGAGAACATCagagaacatcggagagaacatcaaagagaacatcggagagaacatcaaagagaacatcggagagaacatcggagagaacatcaaagagaacatcggagagaacatcggagagaacatcggagagaacatcggagagaacatcggagagaacatcggagagaacatcaaagagaacatcggagagaacatcaaagagaacatcggagagaacatcggagagaacatcaaagagaacatcggagagaacatcggagagaacatcggagagaacatcggagagaacatcaaagagaacatcggagagaacatcggagagagagagaacatcagagaacatcaaagagaacatcggagagaacatcggagagaacatcggACAGAGAGAACATCagagaacatcggagagaacatcaa
This region of Odontesthes bonariensis isolate fOdoBon6 chromosome 17, fOdoBon6.hap1, whole genome shotgun sequence genomic DNA includes:
- the LOC142365895 gene encoding glucosamine-6-phosphate deaminase 2, coding for MRLVILEEYDLASEWAAKYIRNRIIQFGPSADRYFTLGLPTGSTPYGCYQKLIEYHRSGDLSFKYVKTFNMDEYVGLPRAHPESYHSYMWNNFFKHIDIDPANAHILDGNTDDLAAECEAYEQKIAEAGGIQLFVGGIGPDGHIAFNEPGSSLVSRTRVKTLAKDTIVANARFFGNNLSKVPTMALTVGVGTVMDAKEVMILITGAHKAFALYKAIEEGVNHMWTVSAFQQHPRTIFVCDEDATLELRVKTVKYFKGLMHVHNKLVDPVLSIKDQ